The Solibacillus daqui genome has a segment encoding these proteins:
- a CDS encoding ATP-grasp domain-containing protein, with the protein MYNILVTGVGAIIGYGIVHSLRQSQYNVTIIGTDIYEDAVGKEWCDFFEQGKIASSLDYPQFLTDLIVKYDIDLVIPGIEQDIDRITKEYEYFTKLNVKFAINDMQLIDIANDKWLTHLALIKNKLNVIPTFIEGSYIEIEKKLGIPMLLKPRKSYASKGIYKIQNIEDYNYWKFKLCNEFMVQKIVGDIDSEYTVAAFGLGDGTSSQKISLKRKLGPDGATAKAKVVDIVQLNNTVDKLVSIFKPVGPTNFQFRYHEGEFLLLEINPRISSSTSIRNSFGYNEAEMCIDFYLKNKTPKIYEIKNGSAIRYVKEKIYYDSDNI; encoded by the coding sequence TTGTATAATATTTTAGTAACGGGTGTAGGAGCTATTATAGGGTATGGAATTGTACATTCATTAAGACAATCACAGTACAATGTAACAATAATAGGCACGGATATTTATGAAGATGCAGTTGGTAAAGAATGGTGCGACTTTTTTGAACAAGGGAAAATTGCCAGTTCCTTAGACTATCCTCAATTTCTTACTGATTTAATAGTGAAATATGATATTGATTTAGTTATACCAGGCATTGAGCAAGATATTGATCGAATAACAAAAGAGTATGAATATTTTACAAAGTTAAATGTGAAATTTGCAATAAATGATATGCAACTAATTGATATCGCAAATGATAAGTGGTTAACACACTTAGCGTTGATTAAAAATAAATTAAATGTAATACCTACGTTCATTGAAGGCAGTTATATTGAAATAGAAAAAAAACTTGGAATACCCATGTTATTAAAACCAAGAAAATCATATGCATCAAAAGGAATCTATAAAATTCAAAATATAGAAGATTACAATTATTGGAAATTTAAGTTATGTAATGAATTTATGGTTCAAAAAATTGTAGGCGACATTGATTCTGAATATACGGTAGCGGCATTTGGGTTAGGCGATGGTACTAGCTCACAGAAAATTTCATTAAAACGTAAGTTGGGACCAGATGGAGCAACTGCAAAAGCAAAGGTTGTTGATATTGTACAATTAAATAATACTGTAGATAAATTAGTTTCTATTTTTAAACCAGTGGGCCCTACTAATTTTCAATTTCGATATCATGAAGGTGAATTTTTATTATTAGAAATTAATCCTAGGATTTCATCGTCCACATCTATTAGAAATTCATTCGGTTACAATGAAGCAGAGATGTGTATAGATTTTTATTTGAAAAATAAAACACCAAAAATCTATGAAATAAAAAACGGTTCAGCAATAAGATATGTTAAGGAAAAAATATATTATGATAGCGATAATATCTGA
- a CDS encoding WbqC family protein — protein MKKIAISQSNYLPWKGYFDLINSVDEFIILDTVQFTKRDWRNRNKIKTYQGLKWITLPVMQKGNYFNNIIDMEISDSDWIVNHLNIIENSYRKSPYFKEVYEFIKNMFSKCENLKKLSQINKVLITEICFVLQIRTKIVSSEDFKVTGEPNFRLIDICKAVNATHYLSGPAAKSYLDEKLFKENGLYVEWMNYDGYPEYNQQFGEFIHQVSVIDLLFNVGLENAKNYINTNNR, from the coding sequence ATGAAAAAAATAGCGATTTCTCAATCGAATTATTTACCTTGGAAAGGCTATTTTGATTTAATTAATTCGGTAGATGAATTTATTATTTTGGATACGGTTCAGTTTACTAAGCGAGATTGGAGAAATAGAAATAAAATTAAAACATATCAAGGATTGAAATGGATAACCTTGCCTGTTATGCAAAAAGGGAACTATTTTAATAATATAATAGATATGGAAATATCAGATTCAGATTGGATTGTAAATCATCTTAATATAATAGAGAACTCTTACAGAAAATCACCATATTTTAAAGAGGTTTATGAGTTTATTAAAAATATGTTTTCAAAATGTGAAAACCTAAAGAAATTAAGTCAAATTAATAAAGTACTAATAACAGAAATTTGTTTTGTTTTACAGATTAGAACTAAGATAGTCAGTTCTGAAGATTTTAAAGTAACTGGAGAACCAAATTTTCGATTAATTGATATATGTAAAGCTGTTAATGCAACCCATTATTTATCAGGACCTGCTGCTAAATCTTATTTAGATGAAAAATTATTTAAAGAAAATGGGCTATACGTAGAGTGGATGAATTACGATGGTTACCCAGAGTACAATCAACAATTTGGTGAATTTATACATCAAGTAAGTGTCATAGATCTACTATTTAATGTCGGTTTAGAAAATGCCAAAAATTATATAAATACTAATAATAGATAG
- a CDS encoding glycosyltransferase, with protein sequence MKKKNIIINLLTDTLQEKDFEYISKPFQKNFDIFNFQFSINGIFPDILYAILEELKKEININVKRDTIIFQSNIPDLAHFTTKFYSEYVDAVIIYPIKTAYIYTDNIMMSPIMKADSNKLRLKHVYMHFIPTIDQEYLKFLNEFDLFNDVETIEKFELPLAKKLINNLAFNLEESIYASQVPQPKNTINLICSLQEPSLQKSYEYLITPFAFFLAFLYVEKAIENVKIRRELFGELLNELISNSELLQEFRGDLLLYLENYKNQLALSEFATLNYLSILLKDTRAYMRQYEYLKGNINKIELGQAHALITNSYFYETRLNVQRYNTLFKDRLEVRAEIVKKTQDIIELPRQVQRESNNIAIVAGQLLSLNHSPTKWALDYANNLRKFNPALNIKIFVEDWANYSPDELVWNVSFSSAFSSSASQIHREYLNDSIEVYYSDATLARKERIEKDIDAICNFKPSVIYKMGSKYNLATDLLFDYYPIISHTMGGPEDSDFVDIFTGGYTETDMQELYTNLNITNQFYLSHNIGIETPKKNILKSRIEYKLKETDFVLITVGNRLNEEMTLEFVREIERVIESIENYKWLIVGAKDNHFIKNKKLISNKIIFVPYEQNLFDLYHICDVYVNPIRKAGGNSAAMAMKAKIPIITANEVSDVGAFVGGENCVSLELFGSEIEKLKNDKEYYLEKSGEMYTRIESEFSFEKTAHDLEKIFERAIKKFEIRKRVLN encoded by the coding sequence ATGAAGAAAAAGAATATTATTATAAATTTATTAACAGATACATTGCAGGAAAAGGATTTTGAATATATATCAAAACCATTTCAAAAGAATTTCGATATCTTCAATTTTCAATTTTCAATTAATGGAATTTTCCCGGATATTCTTTATGCCATATTAGAAGAGCTAAAGAAAGAAATAAATATTAATGTAAAAAGGGATACGATTATTTTCCAATCAAATATCCCGGATTTAGCACATTTTACAACTAAATTTTATTCTGAATATGTAGATGCTGTAATTATTTACCCTATAAAAACAGCTTATATTTATACAGATAATATCATGATGTCGCCTATAATGAAGGCAGACTCTAATAAGTTAAGATTGAAGCATGTCTATATGCATTTCATACCTACAATCGATCAGGAATATTTAAAGTTTTTAAATGAATTTGATTTATTTAATGATGTTGAAACTATTGAAAAGTTTGAATTACCGTTGGCTAAGAAGTTAATCAATAATTTAGCCTTCAATTTAGAGGAATCGATATATGCTAGCCAAGTACCACAGCCTAAAAATACAATAAATCTTATTTGTAGTTTACAGGAGCCTTCTTTACAAAAATCGTATGAATATTTAATTACGCCATTTGCATTTTTCTTAGCATTTCTATATGTAGAAAAAGCGATTGAAAATGTAAAAATTAGAAGGGAATTATTTGGGGAATTATTAAATGAATTGATATCTAATAGTGAATTACTCCAGGAATTTAGAGGGGATTTATTATTGTATTTAGAGAATTACAAAAATCAACTTGCTTTGAGTGAGTTTGCAACATTAAATTACTTGAGTATTTTGTTAAAAGATACAAGAGCGTATATGCGTCAATATGAGTATTTAAAGGGAAATATAAATAAAATTGAATTAGGACAGGCCCATGCATTAATTACAAATAGTTATTTTTATGAAACAAGGTTAAATGTACAAAGGTACAATACTCTATTTAAAGATAGATTAGAGGTACGGGCGGAGATTGTAAAAAAAACGCAAGATATTATAGAACTTCCACGACAAGTACAAAGAGAATCAAATAATATTGCAATAGTTGCTGGACAATTATTGAGTTTAAACCATTCGCCAACAAAATGGGCATTAGATTATGCAAATAATTTAAGAAAATTTAATCCAGCATTAAACATCAAGATTTTTGTTGAGGATTGGGCGAACTATTCTCCTGATGAATTAGTATGGAATGTTTCTTTTTCTTCAGCGTTTTCCTCATCTGCTTCACAGATTCATAGAGAATATTTAAACGATTCTATTGAAGTTTACTATTCAGATGCAACGTTAGCTAGAAAAGAAAGAATAGAAAAGGATATAGATGCAATTTGTAATTTTAAGCCAAGTGTAATTTATAAAATGGGTTCAAAATATAATTTAGCCACAGATTTGTTGTTTGATTATTATCCAATTATTAGTCATACGATGGGTGGTCCCGAAGATTCAGACTTTGTAGATATATTTACAGGTGGTTATACAGAAACTGACATGCAAGAACTATATACAAATTTAAATATAACAAATCAGTTTTATTTAAGTCATAATATTGGGATTGAAACTCCAAAGAAAAATATACTTAAATCACGTATAGAATATAAATTAAAAGAAACTGACTTTGTTTTAATAACGGTGGGTAATAGATTAAATGAAGAGATGACTTTAGAATTTGTAAGAGAAATTGAGAGAGTTATAGAGTCCATTGAGAATTACAAATGGTTAATAGTTGGAGCTAAAGATAATCACTTTATAAAAAATAAAAAACTAATTTCTAATAAAATAATATTTGTTCCGTATGAACAAAACTTATTTGATCTATATCATATTTGTGATGTATACGTTAACCCTATAAGAAAAGCAGGAGGAAATAGTGCTGCGATGGCAATGAAAGCTAAAATACCTATTATTACAGCTAATGAAGTATCGGATGTTGGAGCATTTGTAGGGGGAGAAAATTGTGTTTCTTTAGAGTTGTTTGGAAGCGAAATTGAAAAATTGAAAAATGATAAAGAATATTATTTGGAAAAATCTGGGGAAATGTATACAAGGATTGAAAGTGAATTTTCATTTGAGAAAACAGCCCATGATTTAGAAAAAATATTTGAGCGAGCTATCAAAAAATTTGAAATAAGAAAGAGAGTATTAAATTGA
- a CDS encoding class I SAM-dependent methyltransferase has translation MENKNVLDSFSKAYEDDFAYALDNELMLNWYPKRIIEKVSGGSLLELGIGHGYTSILFSENFNHHVVVDGSEEIISNFKKNNDVGQIEIIHSYFEDFHTDEKFDVIVMGFILEHVDNPDLILEKYRHYLKPNGTIYIAVPNSDCLNKRIGLEAGLIDNMKNLTEADLALGHQRIFDVDSLKDLCVKNGFKVNNIEGIFLKPITTQQIKSLELSKEILNAMLTVGVNYPELCASILMEIKNID, from the coding sequence GTGGAGAATAAAAATGTATTAGACAGCTTCTCTAAAGCATATGAGGATGATTTTGCATACGCGTTAGATAATGAATTAATGTTAAATTGGTATCCTAAAAGAATTATAGAAAAAGTATCAGGTGGTTCGCTATTAGAATTAGGAATTGGTCATGGGTATACTTCGATTTTATTCTCTGAAAATTTTAATCATCATGTAGTAGTTGATGGTTCTGAAGAAATTATATCTAATTTTAAAAAAAATAATGATGTGGGTCAGATTGAAATAATTCATTCTTATTTTGAAGATTTTCATACCGATGAAAAATTTGATGTGATTGTGATGGGCTTTATCTTAGAGCATGTTGATAATCCAGACTTGATTTTAGAAAAGTATAGACATTATTTAAAACCAAACGGAACAATATATATTGCTGTGCCGAATAGCGATTGTTTAAATAAGCGAATAGGGTTAGAAGCAGGTCTAATTGATAACATGAAGAATCTAACAGAAGCAGATTTGGCTTTAGGTCACCAAAGGATTTTTGATGTAGATTCGTTAAAAGATTTATGTGTTAAAAATGGTTTTAAAGTAAATAATATCGAAGGTATCTTTTTGAAACCAATTACAACGCAACAAATAAAAAGTTTAGAGCTATCAAAGGAAATACTGAATGCAATGTTGACGGTAGGGGTTAATTATCCAGAATTATGTGCAAGTATTTTAATGGAAATTAAAAATATTGATTAA
- a CDS encoding phosphonoacetaldehyde reductase, with protein MNKPFYNPVKIEFGRNSLEFLPRYIEGRKALLLTSKGFEERGVVASLEEKNPNIIFTISTVQPNPTIIQVEEIRKQVEYEQIEVIVALGGGSVIDVAKAVAPFANNKSLMELLINGVPNDIHILPIIAIPTTAGTGSEVTMWGTIWDDVNKKKYSIMDERLYCEAAILDPMLHITIPYDITIQTGLDALSHSLESIWNKNNKPISTIYAKRAITEILEVLPLVADDLNNIAFRERMLLASYHAGLAFSNTQTAIAHAISYYLTLEKGIPHGIAASITLPTILDVYLKDSSIKNNYDFINEALKEKVERLFLELNISLDLNTYKINEVDIDYIEHSLRSISRAQNSVLNQLLLFSEIKLLLKNEQENK; from the coding sequence ATGAACAAACCATTTTATAATCCGGTAAAGATAGAATTTGGTAGAAACTCACTTGAATTTTTACCTCGATATATTGAGGGAAGAAAAGCGCTTTTGCTTACCTCTAAAGGTTTTGAAGAACGTGGTGTGGTAGCCAGTTTGGAAGAAAAAAATCCAAATATTATATTTACTATTTCAACAGTACAACCTAATCCTACAATTATCCAGGTCGAGGAAATTCGAAAACAAGTAGAGTATGAACAGATCGAAGTAATTGTAGCATTAGGTGGGGGAAGTGTAATTGATGTGGCAAAAGCTGTGGCCCCTTTTGCTAACAATAAAAGCCTGATGGAGCTTCTGATAAATGGTGTACCAAATGATATACATATTTTGCCTATTATAGCAATACCGACAACGGCTGGGACTGGCTCTGAAGTAACAATGTGGGGAACCATTTGGGACGATGTTAACAAAAAGAAATATTCGATAATGGATGAGCGTTTATACTGTGAGGCGGCTATTCTAGATCCAATGCTGCATATAACGATTCCATATGATATAACAATTCAAACAGGTCTAGACGCACTTTCACATAGTTTGGAAAGTATTTGGAATAAAAATAATAAACCAATCTCTACAATATATGCGAAAAGAGCGATAACAGAAATACTAGAAGTTTTACCCTTAGTAGCGGATGATTTAAATAATATTGCATTTAGAGAAAGAATGCTACTGGCTTCTTATCATGCAGGGCTTGCATTTTCTAACACTCAGACAGCGATTGCTCATGCAATTTCATATTATTTAACGCTCGAAAAAGGCATCCCCCATGGTATTGCTGCGAGTATAACGCTGCCGACGATATTAGATGTATATTTAAAGGATTCTTCTATAAAAAACAACTATGACTTTATAAATGAAGCATTAAAAGAAAAGGTAGAAAGGTTATTTTTAGAACTTAATATTTCATTGGATTTAAATACTTATAAGATTAATGAAGTAGATATTGATTATATAGAACATTCTTTGAGGTCTATTAGTAGAGCTCAAAATAGCGTACTCAACCAATTACTACTCTTCTCGGAAATAAAGTTACTTCTTAAAAATGAACAGGAGAATAAGTAA
- a CDS encoding metallophosphoesterase family protein, giving the protein MIAIISDIHGNYPALKAVLDDIDNRNIKNIICLGDTSGYYCMINECIDALVERNIFSLKGNHDYYLISGEGCPRSNSANSCLEYQMSILKPNNKIWLENLRSSSLIIDDKHFVHGGWNDELDEYLYEVSKDYFQNRNGKYFFSGHTHVPIIFNMKNKIYCNPGSVGQPRDGNPKSSYAIFNNGKVENVRVNYDIDVIAFYMKKSGFDKYFYENLYLGSKIGGEIAATFVMR; this is encoded by the coding sequence ATGATAGCGATAATATCTGATATTCATGGAAATTACCCAGCTTTAAAGGCAGTTCTAGATGATATTGATAATCGAAATATAAAAAATATCATCTGTTTAGGAGATACGTCTGGATATTATTGTATGATAAATGAATGTATAGATGCATTAGTTGAAAGAAATATATTTTCACTCAAAGGAAATCATGATTACTATTTAATAAGTGGAGAAGGTTGTCCACGTTCAAATTCTGCAAATAGCTGTTTAGAGTATCAAATGAGTATACTTAAACCTAATAATAAAATATGGCTAGAAAACTTAAGAAGTAGTTCATTAATTATAGATGATAAACATTTTGTACATGGTGGATGGAATGATGAACTAGATGAATATTTATATGAAGTTTCAAAGGACTATTTCCAAAATAGAAATGGAAAATATTTCTTCTCAGGTCATACTCATGTTCCAATAATATTTAATATGAAAAATAAAATTTATTGTAATCCAGGATCGGTTGGACAACCTCGTGACGGTAATCCCAAGTCTTCATATGCAATTTTTAATAATGGAAAAGTAGAAAATGTAAGAGTAAATTATGATATTGATGTGATTGCATTTTATATGAAGAAAAGTGGTTTTGATAAGTATTTTTATGAAAATCTTTATTTAGGGAGTAAGATTGGCGGAGAGATAGCTGCAACTTTTGTTATGAGATAA
- the rfbA gene encoding glucose-1-phosphate thymidylyltransferase RfbA has protein sequence MKGIILAGGTGTRLYPITKSVTKHLLPIYDKPMIYYPLSVLMLAKIKEVLIITTEEDLALYKKILSDGSQWGLNIEYKLQKEPNGIAEAFIIGEEFIGKDSVCLILGDNIFYGQGFTPKLVESTKLEKGATVFGYAVKDPERFGVVEFDQNFKALSIEEKPISPKSNYAVTGLYFYDNDVVKIAKEIKPSNRGELEITDINKRYLEEGKLNVKLLGRGFAWLDTGTFESLLEAGQFVETVQKRQGYYIACLEEIAYNNSWITSEKVEILAEQYSKNTYGQYLLNLIK, from the coding sequence TTGAAGGGAATTATTTTAGCTGGTGGAACAGGAACTAGATTGTACCCAATTACGAAATCTGTAACGAAGCATTTACTACCCATATATGACAAGCCAATGATCTATTACCCTCTTTCTGTTTTAATGTTGGCTAAAATTAAAGAGGTTTTAATTATTACCACAGAAGAAGATTTAGCGTTGTATAAAAAAATACTGTCGGATGGTAGTCAATGGGGATTAAATATTGAATATAAGCTTCAAAAAGAGCCTAACGGAATTGCGGAAGCTTTCATTATTGGAGAGGAATTTATCGGAAAAGATTCAGTGTGTTTGATACTTGGAGATAACATTTTTTATGGACAGGGTTTCACACCGAAGTTAGTTGAATCGACTAAATTGGAAAAAGGGGCAACGGTATTTGGCTATGCCGTAAAGGATCCAGAACGATTTGGTGTAGTAGAGTTTGATCAAAATTTTAAAGCATTATCAATTGAAGAAAAGCCAATATCCCCTAAATCAAATTACGCAGTAACAGGATTATATTTTTATGATAATGATGTAGTTAAAATTGCAAAAGAAATTAAACCATCTAACCGTGGAGAACTCGAAATCACTGATATAAATAAGAGATACTTAGAAGAAGGAAAACTTAATGTAAAGCTTTTAGGTCGTGGATTTGCTTGGCTAGATACAGGGACTTTTGAAAGTCTTCTTGAAGCAGGACAATTTGTAGAAACCGTTCAAAAAAGACAAGGGTATTATATTGCTTGTTTGGAAGAAATCGCTTATAACAATAGTTGGATTACATCTGAAAAAGTTGAAATTTTAGCAGAGCAATATAGTAAAAATACTTATGGACAGTATCTATTAAATTTAATTAAGTAG
- a CDS encoding NAD-dependent epimerase/dehydratase family protein: MKILIIGNTSIVGKKLINQLESKKEIEIFTTGRSKNPDILLDFDNHFLPGNIEKYRFDLIIHCVANFEETSVEGSFNNIKVNTLGAVKVVDIAIKTQCKRIISLSSISTISHPRNEYYNSYGISKKAASEIFQLLSKEYGIEYLELSPSQIYDDTGEEKKHQSLLYFIIDKASRGQSITFFGERDVERNYIFLSDLVNIIEKAAFSKITGVYYCCHPKNYKISEIAKIAFKTFENPIQYNFDYNQKNLKTVFIPNNNELYELINYTPKVDLKEGMKLIKQKLY; this comes from the coding sequence ATGAAAATATTAATTATAGGAAATACATCCATAGTAGGTAAGAAACTTATTAATCAATTAGAAAGTAAAAAAGAGATAGAGATTTTTACGACAGGTAGATCAAAGAATCCAGATATTTTATTAGATTTTGATAATCATTTTTTACCAGGAAATATCGAAAAGTATAGGTTTGATTTAATCATTCATTGTGTTGCTAATTTTGAAGAAACATCTGTTGAAGGGAGTTTTAATAATATAAAAGTTAACACCTTAGGAGCAGTGAAAGTTGTAGATATAGCAATAAAAACACAATGCAAAAGAATAATTTCTTTATCTAGTATTTCTACAATTTCACATCCTAGAAATGAATATTATAATTCTTATGGTATTTCAAAAAAAGCAGCAAGTGAGATTTTTCAACTATTAAGTAAAGAATATGGTATTGAATACTTAGAGTTATCTCCAAGTCAAATTTATGATGATACTGGTGAAGAAAAAAAACATCAAAGTTTGCTTTATTTTATAATTGATAAGGCTAGTAGAGGGCAAAGTATTACATTTTTTGGAGAACGGGATGTAGAAAGAAATTATATTTTTTTAAGTGATTTAGTAAATATTATAGAAAAAGCAGCATTTTCTAAAATTACAGGTGTATATTATTGTTGCCACCCCAAAAACTACAAAATCAGTGAGATTGCTAAAATAGCATTCAAAACATTTGAAAATCCGATACAATATAATTTTGATTATAATCAAAAAAATTTAAAGACTGTCTTTATTCCAAATAATAATGAGCTATATGAGTTGATTAATTATACTCCGAAAGTTGATTTAAAAGAAGGAATGAAGTTAATTAAACAAAAATTATATTAG
- a CDS encoding phosphocholine cytidylyltransferase family protein yields MKTAVIVAAGLSSRLYPLTKTTPKCLLQVGKEKILRRNLRLLKQHGIEEIIIVTGYLKHLIEDEVKNEALTVYNPFYKHCNNMGSLYCTKNYLNNEPFLYLHGDVVFSETLLQTFLENIDANHFMDLAVDFKETDEEAMKVELNKHNCLIRSSKEILSHDSKGEWIGLAAIHQPKVLFDEVEQVLVEEHLTVYDTYAFTRLAQKGRVIKCHSIHEEPWMEIDFVEDYEKARELFQ; encoded by the coding sequence TTGAAAACAGCCGTTATTGTAGCCGCGGGTTTATCAAGTCGACTTTATCCATTAACTAAAACAACGCCTAAATGTTTATTGCAGGTAGGAAAAGAGAAGATTTTACGCCGTAACTTACGCTTACTTAAGCAACATGGAATCGAAGAAATTATTATTGTTACAGGTTATTTAAAGCATTTAATTGAAGATGAAGTAAAGAACGAGGCTTTAACTGTTTATAATCCGTTTTATAAGCATTGTAATAATATGGGGTCTTTATATTGTACGAAAAATTATTTGAATAACGAGCCATTTCTATATTTACATGGAGATGTTGTATTTTCAGAGACATTATTACAAACATTTTTAGAAAATATAGATGCTAATCATTTTATGGATTTAGCGGTGGATTTTAAAGAAACAGATGAAGAAGCGATGAAGGTAGAATTAAATAAACATAACTGTTTAATTCGTTCAAGCAAAGAAATTTTATCGCATGACAGCAAAGGCGAATGGATTGGTTTAGCTGCTATTCATCAACCTAAAGTATTATTTGATGAAGTCGAACAAGTTTTGGTTGAGGAGCATTTAACAGTTTATGATACTTATGCCTTTACGAGACTTGCCCAAAAAGGAAGGGTAATAAAGTGTCATTCTATACATGAGGAGCCATGGATGGAAATTGACTTTGTTGAAGATTACGAAAAAGCGAGGGAATTATTTCAATGA
- the rffA gene encoding dTDP-4-amino-4,6-dideoxygalactose transaminase encodes MIPFNKPPITGQELEYIKDVIESGHLCGDGKYTKFCHEWLEENTGTKKALLTTSCTHALEMAALLLDIQPGDEVIMPSYTFVSTANAFVLRGAKIVFVDIRPDTMNIDEKLVEAAVTEKTKVIVPVHYAGVGCEMDTIMEIAQRHNLFVVEDAAQGLMAKYKGKMLGTIGHLGTYSFHETKNFVSGEGGALLINDERFIERAEIIREKGTNRSQFFRGQVDKYTWQDIGSSYLPSELNAAYLYAQLLQIKQLHQNRLNKWNTYNNGLKSIRNIELPQIPEECKHNGHIFYIKVKDLNERTSLIKFLKENEIQSTFHYVPLHSSPAGLKYGNLINDEHTTKESNRLVRLPLYNDLNKIQEIINRLEKYCRGE; translated from the coding sequence ATGATTCCGTTTAATAAACCTCCAATAACAGGGCAAGAATTAGAATATATTAAAGACGTAATTGAAAGTGGCCATTTATGCGGAGATGGAAAGTATACAAAGTTTTGTCATGAATGGCTAGAAGAGAATACAGGCACAAAAAAAGCTCTCTTAACAACAAGTTGTACACATGCATTAGAAATGGCGGCTCTTTTATTGGATATCCAGCCTGGTGATGAGGTAATCATGCCATCTTATACATTTGTATCAACGGCAAATGCCTTTGTGTTACGTGGTGCTAAAATAGTATTTGTAGATATTCGTCCAGATACAATGAATATTGATGAAAAACTAGTAGAAGCTGCGGTTACTGAAAAAACAAAGGTAATCGTTCCAGTCCACTATGCTGGTGTGGGGTGTGAAATGGATACTATTATGGAAATTGCGCAACGTCATAATTTATTTGTTGTAGAAGATGCTGCACAAGGCTTAATGGCAAAATATAAAGGAAAAATGTTAGGAACAATCGGGCACTTAGGAACGTATAGTTTCCATGAAACAAAAAATTTTGTTTCAGGTGAAGGTGGTGCCTTATTAATAAATGATGAACGTTTTATAGAACGTGCAGAAATTATTCGAGAAAAGGGGACTAATCGTTCGCAATTTTTTAGAGGGCAAGTTGATAAATATACATGGCAAGATATTGGGTCTTCATATTTGCCAAGTGAATTGAATGCCGCTTATTTATATGCACAATTGTTACAAATTAAACAATTGCATCAGAATCGTTTGAACAAATGGAATACATATAATAATGGCTTAAAAAGCATTAGAAATATTGAATTACCACAAATACCCGAAGAATGTAAACATAATGGTCATATTTTTTACATTAAGGTAAAAGATTTGAATGAACGTACTAGTTTAATTAAATTTCTAAAAGAGAACGAAATACAAAGCACCTTCCATTATGTTCCACTTCATTCTTCACCAGCAGGTTTAAAGTATGGAAATTTAATTAACGATGAACATACTACTAAAGAAAGTAATCGTTTAGTAAGACTACCCTTATATAATGACTTAAATAAAATTCAAGAAATAATTAATAGATTGGAGAAATATTGTCGTGGAGAATAA